A region of Oxyura jamaicensis isolate SHBP4307 breed ruddy duck chromosome 9, BPBGC_Ojam_1.0, whole genome shotgun sequence DNA encodes the following proteins:
- the KIF1A gene encoding kinesin-like protein KIF1A isoform X3, protein MAGASVKVAVRVRPFNSREMSRESKCIIQMSGSTTTILNPKQPKETPKSFSFDYSYWSHTTPADINYASQKQVYRDIGEEMLQHAFEGYNVCIFAYGQTGAGKSYTMMGKQEKDQQGIIPQLCEDLFSRINDTTNDNMSYSVEVSYMEIYCERVRDLLNPKNKGNLRVREHPLMGPYVEDLSKLAVTSYNDIQDLMDSGNKARTVAATNMNETSSRSHAVFNIIFTQKRHDAETDITTEKVSKISLVDLAGSERADSTGAKGTRLKEGANINKSLTTLGKVISALAEMDSGPNKNKKKKKTDFIPYRDSVLTWLLRENLGGNSRTAMVAALSPADINYDETLSTLRYADRAKQIRCNAVINEDPNNKLIRELKDEVARLRDLLYAQGLGDIIDTHPAAEGSKYVSDFENNNGTSGAELSQRHDNLSTVTNAIAGISPSSSLSALSSRAASVASLHERIMFAPGSEEAIERLKETEKIIAELNETWEEKLRRTEAIRMEREALLAEMGVAMREDGGTLGVFSPKKTPHLVNLNEDPLMSECLLYYIKDGITRVGREDAEKRQDIVLSGHFIKEEHCLFRSDTRTGGEVIVTLEPCEGADTYVNGKKVTEPSVLRSGNRIIMGKSHVFRFNHPEQARQERERTPCAETPAEPVDWAFAQRELLEKQGIDMKQEMEQRLQELEDQYRREREEANYLLEQQRLDYESKLEALQKQMDSRYYPEANEEEEEPEDEVQWTEREFELALWAFRKWKWYQFTSLRDLLWGNAIFLKEANAISVELKKKVQFQFVLLTDTLYSPLPPDLLPPDAAKDREKRPFPRTIVAVEVQDQKNGATHYWTLEKLRQRLDLMREMYDRAAEVPSSVIEDCDNVVTGGDPFYDRFPWFRLVGSSDISGCNSSPLFNTCMSERMADLTPSPTFSNPDSDITEPADEQHEGQEEEEEEAEDLEEDIFPECPLCDGRDPFYDRSPLFSLVGRAFVYLSNLLYPVPLVHRVAIVSEKGEVKGFLRVAVQAISADEEAPDYGSGVRQSGTAKISFDDQHFEKFQSESCPAVGMSRSGTSQEELRIVEGQGQISDLGPSADEVNNNTCAVTPEDLLLDSPEKSTMDGPLEAALDHLKLGSIFTFRVTVLQASSISAEYADIFCQFNFIHRHDEAFSTEPLKNTGRGPPLGFYHVQNIAVEVTKSFIEYIKSQPIVFEVFGHYQQHPFPPLCKDVLSPLRPSRRHFPRVMPLSKPVPATKLSTMTRPSAGPCQCKYDLMVFFEICELEANGDYIPAVVDHRGGMPCHGTFLLHQGIQRRITVTLVHETGSLIRWKEVRELVVGRIRNTPEADESLIDPNILSLNILSSGYIHPSQDDRQFLDSDMPRTFYQFETAWDSSMHNSLLLNRVTPYREKIYITLSAYIEMENCTQPAVITKDFCMVFYSRDAKLPASRSIRNLFGSGSLRASESNRVTGVYELSLCRVADAGSPGMQRRRRRVLDTSVAYVRGEENLAGWRPRSDSLILDHQWELEKLSLLQEVEKTRHYLLLREKLETTQRLGLESLSPCSSEDSESRSTSCVSSPLSADGAPEGRTSLPETPSERQKELAVKCLRLLTHTFNREYSHSHVCISASESKSCARLRAETPVHTSAPPQLSEMSVTLMRDPSMSALGVTTLTPSSTCPSLVEGRYNAMEVRTLQVSSRVESPDLEPVVEGEQKKSPARRPEEEKEPQRLLVPDIQEIRVSPIVSKKGYLHFLEPHTNGWVKRFVVVRRPYVYIYNSDKDSVERAILNLSKAQVEYSEDQQAMLKQTPNTFAVCTEHRGILLQASSDKDMHDWLYAFNPLLAGSIRSKLSRRRTAQMRI, encoded by the exons CCATCCTGAACCCGAAGCAACCCAAAGAGACACCGAAAAGCTTCAGCTTTGACTATTCCTACTGGTCCCACACCACG CCCGCAGACATCAATTATGCATCCCAGAAGCAGGTGTACCGGGACATTGGCGAGGAGATGTTGCAGCATGCCTTCGAAGGCTATAACGTCTGCATCTTTGCCTACGGGCAGACAGGGGCTGGCAAATCCTACACCATGAtggggaagcaggagaaggaCCAGCAAGGCATCATCCCACAG CTGTGTGAGGACCTCTTCTCCCGAATCAACGACACAACCAACGACAACATGTCCTACTCCGTGGAG GTGAGCTACATGGAGATATACTGCGAGCGGGTCAGAGACCTCCTGAACCCCAAGAACAAGGGGAACCTGCGGGTGAGGGAGCATCCCCTCATGGGCCCCTATGTCGAGGACCTCTCCAAGCTGGCTGTGACCTCCTACAATGACATCCAGGATCTCATGGACTCAGGGAACAAGGCCCG CACGGTGGCTGCCACCAACATGAACGAGACCAGCAGCCGCTCACACGCCGTCTTCAACATCATCTTCACCCAGAAGCGACACGACGCCGAGACGGACATCACCACCGAGAAG GTCAGCAAAATCAGCCTGGTGGACCTGGCTGGGAGCGAGCGAGCTGACTCCACCGGTGCGAAGGGCACGAGGCTGAAG GAAGGAGCAAACATCAACAAGTCCTTGACCACACTGGGGAAAGTCATCTCTGCTCTGGCCGAAATG GATTCAGGGCCAAATAAG aacaagaagaagaagaaaacgGATTTCATCCCCTACCGGGACTCGGTGCTAACCTGGCTGCTGCGGGAGAACCTGG GGGGCAACTCCAGGACCGCCATGGTCGCTGCGCTCAGCCCCGCCGACATCAACTACGATGAGACCCTCAGCACGTTAAG GTATGCTGATCGCGCCAAGCAGATCCGCTGCAACGCCGTCATCAACGAGGACCCCAACAACAAGCTCATCCGGGAGCTGAAGGACGAGGTGGCCCGCCTGCGTGACCTCCTCTACGCCCAGGGTCTCGGGGACATCATTGACA cCCATCCTGCTGCGGAAGGATCCAAAT ATGTGTCCGACTTTGAGAACAATAATGGCACTagtggggcagagctgagccaacGCCATGACAATCTCTCCACAGTGACCAACGCCATTGCCGGCATCAgcccctcttcctccctgtcAGCTCTCTCCAGCCGCGCCGCCTCCGTTGCCAGCCTCCACGAGCGCATCATGTTTGCTCCAGGCAGCGAAGAGGCCATCGAGAGGCTTAAG GAAACAGAGAAGATCATTGCTGAGCTGAACGAGACGTGGGAGGAGAAGCTGCGCAGGACAGAGGCGATCCGGATGGAGAG ggaagCCTTGCTGGCCGAGATGGGGGTGGCCATGAGAGAGGACGGAGGCACCCTGGGTGTTTTCTCTCCTAAAAAG ACGCCCCACTTGGTCAACCTGAACGAGGACCCGCTCATGTCTGAGTGCCTTCTCTACTACATCAAGGACGGGATAACCAG GGTTGGTCGGGAAGATGCAGAGAAGAGGCAGGACATTGTTCTCAGCGGGCACTTCATCAAGGAAGAGCACTGCCTCTTCCGCAGCGACACAAGGACGGGCGGTGAAG TGATTGTGACCCTGGAGCCCTGCGAAGGCGCCGACACCTACGTGAATGGCAAAAAGGTGACGGAGCCCAGCGTCCTGCGGTCAG GAAACCGGATCATCATGGGGAAGAGCCACGTCTTCCGCTTCAACCACCCCGAGCAGGCCCGGCAGGAGCGGGAGCGGACGCCGTGTGCGGAGACGCCCGCCGAGCCCGTGGACTGGGCCTTTGCCCAGagagagctgctggagaagcagggcATCGACATGAAGCAGGAGATGGAGCAGAG GCTGCAGGAACTGGAGGACCAGTACCGGCGGGAGAGGGAGGAGGCCAATTACCttctggagcagcagaggctg GACTATGAGAGCAAATTGGaggctctgcagaagcagatgGACTCTAGGTATTACCCTGAGGCCAACGAGGAAGAAGAAGAACCTGAAGATGAAG TGcagtggacggagcgggagttCGAGCTCGCCCTCTGGGCCTTCAGGAAGTGGAAGTGGTACCAGTTCACCTCCCTCCGTGACCTGCTGTGGGGCAACGCCATCTTCCTCAAGGAAGCCAACGCCATCAGCGTGGAGCTGAAGAAAAAG GTCCAGTTCCAGTTTGTCCTCCTGACGGACACGCTGTATTCGCCGCTCCCTCCCGACCTGCTGCCTCCTGATGCTGCCAAGGACCGGGAGAAGCGGCCGTTCCCCCGGACCATCGTGGCTGTGGAGGTGCAGGACCAGAAGAACGGGGCAACGCATTACTGGACCCTGGAGAAGCTCAG GCAGCGCCTGGACCTAATGCGCGAAATGTACGACCGTGCAGCAGAAGTGCCTTCGAGCGTCATCGAGGACTGCGACAACGTGGTGACCGGCGGAGATCCCTTCTACGACCGCTTCCCGTGGTTCAGGCTGGTTGGCAG TTCAGATATCTCTGGCTGCAACAGCTCTCCTCTTTTCAACACATGCATGAGCGAGCGCATGGCTGATCTCACCCCCTCCCCTACCTTCTCGAACCCCGACTCCGACATCACCGAGCCTGCTGACGAGCAGCacgaggggcaggaggaggaggaggaggaggcggaggacCTGGAGGAAGACATCTTTCCGGAGTGCCCGCTGTGTGATGGCCGGGATCCGTTTTACGACCGCTCCCCCCTGTTCAGTTTAGTAGGAAG GGCCTTCGTGTACCTCAGCAACCTGCTGTACCCCGTGCCCCTGGTCCATCGCGTGGCCATCGTCAGCGAGAAGGGCGAGGTGAAGGGCTTCCTGCGCGTGGCCGTCCAGGCCATCTCAG CCGACGAGGAGGCCCCGGACTATGGCTCCGGAGTGCGGCAGTCGGGGACGGCGAAGATATCCTTTGACGACCAGCACTTTGAGAAG TTCCAGTCCGAGTCCTGCCCCGCCGTGGGGATGTCCCGCTCGGGAACCTCCCAGGAGGAGCTGCGCATCGTCGAAGGCCAGGGGCAGATCAGTGACTTGGGGCCCTCCGCCGACGAAGTCAACAACAACACCTGCGCAG TGACACCAGAGGACCTTCTCCTGGACAGCCCAGAGAAGTCCACAATGGATGGGCCCCTGGAGGCAGCTCTGGACCACCTGAAGCTGGGCAGCATCTTCACTTTCCGAGTGACTGTCCTGCAAGCCTCCAGCATCTCAGCAGAATATGCAGATATCTTCTGCCAGTTCAA CTTCATCCATCGCCACGACGAGGCCTTTTCAACAGAGCCCTTGAAGAACACAGGGCGAGGGCCGCCGCTGGGTTTCTACCACGTCCAAAAC atTGCTGTGGAGGTGACCAAGTCCTTCATCGAGTACATCAAGAGCCAGCCGATCGTATTTGAAGTTTTTGGGCACTATCAGCAACACCCCTTCCCACCTCTCTGCAAGGACGTCCTCAG CCCACTGAGGCCATCCCGGCGCCACTTCCCCCGGGTGATGCCGCTCTCCAAGCCAG tgcctgccACCAAACTGAGCACCATGACTCGTCCCAGCGCCGGACCCTGCCAGTGCAAGTACGACCTGATGGTCTTCTTCGAGATCTGCGAGCTGGAGGCCAATGGCGA CTACATCCCGGCCGTTGTGGACCACCGCGGAGGCATGCCGTGCCACGGCACCTTCCTGCTCCACCAG GGTATCCAGAGGAGGATCACCGTCACCTTGGTGCATGAAACGGGCAGCCTGATCCGCTGGAAGGAAGTGCGGGAGCTGGTTGTGG GTCGGATCCGGAACACCCCAGAAGCTGACGAGTCTCTCATCGACCCCAACATCCTGTCCCTGAACATCCTGTCCTCTGGCTACATCCATCCTTCCCAGGATGACCG GCAGTTTCTTGATTCGGATATGCCTAG GACTTTCTACCAGTTTGAGACGGCGTGGGACAGCTCCATGCACAACTCCCTGCTGCTCAACCGCGTCACCCCGTACCGGGAGAAAATCTACATCACCCTTTCCGCATACATCGAG ATGGAGAACTGCACCCAGCCCGCCGTCATCACCAAAGATTTCTGCATGGTTTTCTACTCCCGCGACGCCAAGCTCCCTGCCTCCCGCTCCATCCGCAACCTCTTCGGCAGCGGCAGCCTGCGGGCTTCCGAGAG CAACCGCGTGACGGGCGTCTACGAGCTGAGCCTGTGCCGTGTGGCGGACGCCGGCAGTCCAG GCATGCAGAGGCGTCGCCGGCGTGTGCTGGACACCTCCGTAGCCTACGTCAGGGGAGAGGAGAACCTGGCCGGCTGGCGGCCCCGCAGCGACAGCCTCATCCTCGACCATCAGTGGGAGCTGGAGAAACTCAGCCTCCTGCAAGAA GTGGAGAAGACCAGGCACTACCTGCTGCTGCGTGAGAAGCTGGAGACCACCCAGCGGCTGGGCCTGGAGAGCCTGTCCCCGTGCTCCAGCGAGGACTCCGAGTCTCGAAGCACCTCCTGCGTCTCCTCCCCGCTGTCTGCCGACGGGGCCCCGGAGGGACGGACCTCTCTGCCCGAGACCCCCAGCGAGAGGCAGAAGGAGCTGGCTGTGAAG TGCCTGCGCCTGCTCACGCACACCTTCAACCGCGAGTACAGCCACAGCCACGTCTGCATCAGCGCCAGCGAGAGCAAG AGCTGTGCCCGGCTTCGGGCAGAGACTCCAGTCCACACCTCCGCTCCTCCACAGCTGTCTGAAATGTCTGTGACCCTGATGAGAGATCCCTCCATGTCAGCTCTCGGGGTCACCACCCTCACCCCCTCCTCAACCTGCCCATCGCTGGTGGAAGGACGCTACAATGCCATGGAAGTCAG AACCCTGCAGGTCTCCTCCAGGGTGGAGAGTCCTGACCTGGAGCCTGTGGTGGAAGGGGAGCAGAAGAAGTCCCCAGCCCGCCGgcctgaggaagagaaggagccCCAGCGTCTGCTGGTGCCCGACATTCAGGAGATCCGGGTCAG ccccatCGTCTCCAAGAAGGGCTACCTGCACTTCCTGGAGCCCCACACCAACGGGTGGGTGAAGCGCTTCGTGGTGGTCAGGCGCCCGTACGTCTACATCTACAACTCGGACAAGGACTCGGTGGAGAGGGCCATACTCAACCTCTCCAAGGCCCAAGTGGAGTACAGCGAGGACCAGCAGGCCATGCTGAAG CAGACCCCCAACACCTTCGCGGTGTGCACGGAGCACCGGGGCATCCTGCTGCAGGCGAGCAGTGACAAGGACATGCACGACTGGCTCTACGCCTTCAACCCCCTCCTGGCTGGGTCCATAAG ATCCAAGCTGTCCAGAAGGAGAACAGCCCAGATGAGAATCTAA
- the KIF1A gene encoding kinesin-like protein KIF1A isoform X7, translated as MAGASVKVAVRVRPFNSREMSRESKCIIQMSGSTTTILNPKQPKETPKSFSFDYSYWSHTTPADINYASQKQVYRDIGEEMLQHAFEGYNVCIFAYGQTGAGKSYTMMGKQEKDQQGIIPQLCEDLFSRINDTTNDNMSYSVEVSYMEIYCERVRDLLNPKNKGNLRVREHPLMGPYVEDLSKLAVTSYNDIQDLMDSGNKARTVAATNMNETSSRSHAVFNIIFTQKRHDAETDITTEKVSKISLVDLAGSERADSTGAKGTRLKEGANINKSLTTLGKVISALAEMDSGPNKNKKKKKTDFIPYRDSVLTWLLRENLGGNSRTAMVAALSPADINYDETLSTLRYADRAKQIRCNAVINEDPNNKLIRELKDEVARLRDLLYAQGLGDIIDTHPAAEGSKYVSDFENNNGTSGAELSQRHDNLSTVTNAIAGISPSSSLSALSSRAASVASLHERIMFAPGSEEAIERLKETEKIIAELNETWEEKLRRTEAIRMEREALLAEMGVAMREDGGTLGVFSPKKTPHLVNLNEDPLMSECLLYYIKDGITRVGREDAEKRQDIVLSGHFIKEEHCLFRSDTRTGGEVIVTLEPCEGADTYVNGKKVTEPSVLRSGNRIIMGKSHVFRFNHPEQARQERERTPCAETPAEPVDWAFAQRELLEKQGIDMKQEMEQRLQELEDQYRREREEANYLLEQQRLDYESKLEALQKQMDSRYYPEANEEEEEPEDEVQWTEREFELALWAFRKWKWYQFTSLRDLLWGNAIFLKEANAISVELKKKVQFQFVLLTDTLYSPLPPDLLPPDAAKDREKRPFPRTIVAVEVQDQKNGATHYWTLEKLRQRLDLMREMYDRAAEVPSSVIEDCDNVVTGGDPFYDRFPWFRLVGSSDISGCNSSPLFNTCMSERMADLTPSPTFSNPDSDITEPADEQHEGQEEEEEEAEDLEEDIFPECPLCDGRDPFYDRSPLFSLVGRAFVYLSNLLYPVPLVHRVAIVSEKGEVKGFLRVAVQAISADEEAPDYGSGVRQSGTAKISFDDQHFEKFQSESCPAVGMSRSGTSQEELRIVEGQGQISDLGPSADEVNNNTCAVTPEDLLLDSPEKSTMDGPLEAALDHLKLGSIFTFRVTVLQASSISAEYADIFCQFNFIHRHDEAFSTEPLKNTGRGPPLGFYHVQNIAVEVTKSFIEYIKSQPIVFEVFGHYQQHPFPPLCKDVLSPLRPSRRHFPRVMPLSKPVPATKLSTMTRPSAGPCQCKYDLMVFFEICELEANGDYIPAVVDHRGGMPCHGTFLLHQGIQRRITVTLVHETGSLIRWKEVRELVVGRIRNTPEADESLIDPNILSLNILSSGYIHPSQDDRTFYQFETAWDSSMHNSLLLNRVTPYREKIYITLSAYIEMENCTQPAVITKDFCMVFYSRDAKLPASRSIRNLFGSGSLRASESNRVTGVYELSLCRVADAGSPGMQRRRRRVLDTSVAYVRGEENLAGWRPRSDSLILDHQWELEKLSLLQEVEKTRHYLLLREKLETTQRLGLESLSPCSSEDSESRSTSCVSSPLSADGAPEGRTSLPETPSERQKELAVKCLRLLTHTFNREYSHSHVCISASESKSCARLRAETPVHTSAPPQLSEMSVTLMRDPSMSALGVTTLTPSSTCPSLVEGRYNAMEVRTLQVSSRVESPDLEPVVEGEQKKSPARRPEEEKEPQRLLVPDIQEIRVSPIVSKKGYLHFLEPHTNGWVKRFVVVRRPYVYIYNSDKDSVERAILNLSKAQVEYSEDQQAMLKQTPNTFAVCTEHRGILLQASSDKDMHDWLYAFNPLLAGSIRSKLSRRRTAQMRI; from the exons CCATCCTGAACCCGAAGCAACCCAAAGAGACACCGAAAAGCTTCAGCTTTGACTATTCCTACTGGTCCCACACCACG CCCGCAGACATCAATTATGCATCCCAGAAGCAGGTGTACCGGGACATTGGCGAGGAGATGTTGCAGCATGCCTTCGAAGGCTATAACGTCTGCATCTTTGCCTACGGGCAGACAGGGGCTGGCAAATCCTACACCATGAtggggaagcaggagaaggaCCAGCAAGGCATCATCCCACAG CTGTGTGAGGACCTCTTCTCCCGAATCAACGACACAACCAACGACAACATGTCCTACTCCGTGGAG GTGAGCTACATGGAGATATACTGCGAGCGGGTCAGAGACCTCCTGAACCCCAAGAACAAGGGGAACCTGCGGGTGAGGGAGCATCCCCTCATGGGCCCCTATGTCGAGGACCTCTCCAAGCTGGCTGTGACCTCCTACAATGACATCCAGGATCTCATGGACTCAGGGAACAAGGCCCG CACGGTGGCTGCCACCAACATGAACGAGACCAGCAGCCGCTCACACGCCGTCTTCAACATCATCTTCACCCAGAAGCGACACGACGCCGAGACGGACATCACCACCGAGAAG GTCAGCAAAATCAGCCTGGTGGACCTGGCTGGGAGCGAGCGAGCTGACTCCACCGGTGCGAAGGGCACGAGGCTGAAG GAAGGAGCAAACATCAACAAGTCCTTGACCACACTGGGGAAAGTCATCTCTGCTCTGGCCGAAATG GATTCAGGGCCAAATAAG aacaagaagaagaagaaaacgGATTTCATCCCCTACCGGGACTCGGTGCTAACCTGGCTGCTGCGGGAGAACCTGG GGGGCAACTCCAGGACCGCCATGGTCGCTGCGCTCAGCCCCGCCGACATCAACTACGATGAGACCCTCAGCACGTTAAG GTATGCTGATCGCGCCAAGCAGATCCGCTGCAACGCCGTCATCAACGAGGACCCCAACAACAAGCTCATCCGGGAGCTGAAGGACGAGGTGGCCCGCCTGCGTGACCTCCTCTACGCCCAGGGTCTCGGGGACATCATTGACA cCCATCCTGCTGCGGAAGGATCCAAAT ATGTGTCCGACTTTGAGAACAATAATGGCACTagtggggcagagctgagccaacGCCATGACAATCTCTCCACAGTGACCAACGCCATTGCCGGCATCAgcccctcttcctccctgtcAGCTCTCTCCAGCCGCGCCGCCTCCGTTGCCAGCCTCCACGAGCGCATCATGTTTGCTCCAGGCAGCGAAGAGGCCATCGAGAGGCTTAAG GAAACAGAGAAGATCATTGCTGAGCTGAACGAGACGTGGGAGGAGAAGCTGCGCAGGACAGAGGCGATCCGGATGGAGAG ggaagCCTTGCTGGCCGAGATGGGGGTGGCCATGAGAGAGGACGGAGGCACCCTGGGTGTTTTCTCTCCTAAAAAG ACGCCCCACTTGGTCAACCTGAACGAGGACCCGCTCATGTCTGAGTGCCTTCTCTACTACATCAAGGACGGGATAACCAG GGTTGGTCGGGAAGATGCAGAGAAGAGGCAGGACATTGTTCTCAGCGGGCACTTCATCAAGGAAGAGCACTGCCTCTTCCGCAGCGACACAAGGACGGGCGGTGAAG TGATTGTGACCCTGGAGCCCTGCGAAGGCGCCGACACCTACGTGAATGGCAAAAAGGTGACGGAGCCCAGCGTCCTGCGGTCAG GAAACCGGATCATCATGGGGAAGAGCCACGTCTTCCGCTTCAACCACCCCGAGCAGGCCCGGCAGGAGCGGGAGCGGACGCCGTGTGCGGAGACGCCCGCCGAGCCCGTGGACTGGGCCTTTGCCCAGagagagctgctggagaagcagggcATCGACATGAAGCAGGAGATGGAGCAGAG GCTGCAGGAACTGGAGGACCAGTACCGGCGGGAGAGGGAGGAGGCCAATTACCttctggagcagcagaggctg GACTATGAGAGCAAATTGGaggctctgcagaagcagatgGACTCTAGGTATTACCCTGAGGCCAACGAGGAAGAAGAAGAACCTGAAGATGAAG TGcagtggacggagcgggagttCGAGCTCGCCCTCTGGGCCTTCAGGAAGTGGAAGTGGTACCAGTTCACCTCCCTCCGTGACCTGCTGTGGGGCAACGCCATCTTCCTCAAGGAAGCCAACGCCATCAGCGTGGAGCTGAAGAAAAAG GTCCAGTTCCAGTTTGTCCTCCTGACGGACACGCTGTATTCGCCGCTCCCTCCCGACCTGCTGCCTCCTGATGCTGCCAAGGACCGGGAGAAGCGGCCGTTCCCCCGGACCATCGTGGCTGTGGAGGTGCAGGACCAGAAGAACGGGGCAACGCATTACTGGACCCTGGAGAAGCTCAG GCAGCGCCTGGACCTAATGCGCGAAATGTACGACCGTGCAGCAGAAGTGCCTTCGAGCGTCATCGAGGACTGCGACAACGTGGTGACCGGCGGAGATCCCTTCTACGACCGCTTCCCGTGGTTCAGGCTGGTTGGCAG TTCAGATATCTCTGGCTGCAACAGCTCTCCTCTTTTCAACACATGCATGAGCGAGCGCATGGCTGATCTCACCCCCTCCCCTACCTTCTCGAACCCCGACTCCGACATCACCGAGCCTGCTGACGAGCAGCacgaggggcaggaggaggaggaggaggaggcggaggacCTGGAGGAAGACATCTTTCCGGAGTGCCCGCTGTGTGATGGCCGGGATCCGTTTTACGACCGCTCCCCCCTGTTCAGTTTAGTAGGAAG GGCCTTCGTGTACCTCAGCAACCTGCTGTACCCCGTGCCCCTGGTCCATCGCGTGGCCATCGTCAGCGAGAAGGGCGAGGTGAAGGGCTTCCTGCGCGTGGCCGTCCAGGCCATCTCAG CCGACGAGGAGGCCCCGGACTATGGCTCCGGAGTGCGGCAGTCGGGGACGGCGAAGATATCCTTTGACGACCAGCACTTTGAGAAG TTCCAGTCCGAGTCCTGCCCCGCCGTGGGGATGTCCCGCTCGGGAACCTCCCAGGAGGAGCTGCGCATCGTCGAAGGCCAGGGGCAGATCAGTGACTTGGGGCCCTCCGCCGACGAAGTCAACAACAACACCTGCGCAG TGACACCAGAGGACCTTCTCCTGGACAGCCCAGAGAAGTCCACAATGGATGGGCCCCTGGAGGCAGCTCTGGACCACCTGAAGCTGGGCAGCATCTTCACTTTCCGAGTGACTGTCCTGCAAGCCTCCAGCATCTCAGCAGAATATGCAGATATCTTCTGCCAGTTCAA CTTCATCCATCGCCACGACGAGGCCTTTTCAACAGAGCCCTTGAAGAACACAGGGCGAGGGCCGCCGCTGGGTTTCTACCACGTCCAAAAC atTGCTGTGGAGGTGACCAAGTCCTTCATCGAGTACATCAAGAGCCAGCCGATCGTATTTGAAGTTTTTGGGCACTATCAGCAACACCCCTTCCCACCTCTCTGCAAGGACGTCCTCAG CCCACTGAGGCCATCCCGGCGCCACTTCCCCCGGGTGATGCCGCTCTCCAAGCCAG tgcctgccACCAAACTGAGCACCATGACTCGTCCCAGCGCCGGACCCTGCCAGTGCAAGTACGACCTGATGGTCTTCTTCGAGATCTGCGAGCTGGAGGCCAATGGCGA CTACATCCCGGCCGTTGTGGACCACCGCGGAGGCATGCCGTGCCACGGCACCTTCCTGCTCCACCAG GGTATCCAGAGGAGGATCACCGTCACCTTGGTGCATGAAACGGGCAGCCTGATCCGCTGGAAGGAAGTGCGGGAGCTGGTTGTGG GTCGGATCCGGAACACCCCAGAAGCTGACGAGTCTCTCATCGACCCCAACATCCTGTCCCTGAACATCCTGTCCTCTGGCTACATCCATCCTTCCCAGGATGACCG GACTTTCTACCAGTTTGAGACGGCGTGGGACAGCTCCATGCACAACTCCCTGCTGCTCAACCGCGTCACCCCGTACCGGGAGAAAATCTACATCACCCTTTCCGCATACATCGAG ATGGAGAACTGCACCCAGCCCGCCGTCATCACCAAAGATTTCTGCATGGTTTTCTACTCCCGCGACGCCAAGCTCCCTGCCTCCCGCTCCATCCGCAACCTCTTCGGCAGCGGCAGCCTGCGGGCTTCCGAGAG CAACCGCGTGACGGGCGTCTACGAGCTGAGCCTGTGCCGTGTGGCGGACGCCGGCAGTCCAG GCATGCAGAGGCGTCGCCGGCGTGTGCTGGACACCTCCGTAGCCTACGTCAGGGGAGAGGAGAACCTGGCCGGCTGGCGGCCCCGCAGCGACAGCCTCATCCTCGACCATCAGTGGGAGCTGGAGAAACTCAGCCTCCTGCAAGAA GTGGAGAAGACCAGGCACTACCTGCTGCTGCGTGAGAAGCTGGAGACCACCCAGCGGCTGGGCCTGGAGAGCCTGTCCCCGTGCTCCAGCGAGGACTCCGAGTCTCGAAGCACCTCCTGCGTCTCCTCCCCGCTGTCTGCCGACGGGGCCCCGGAGGGACGGACCTCTCTGCCCGAGACCCCCAGCGAGAGGCAGAAGGAGCTGGCTGTGAAG TGCCTGCGCCTGCTCACGCACACCTTCAACCGCGAGTACAGCCACAGCCACGTCTGCATCAGCGCCAGCGAGAGCAAG AGCTGTGCCCGGCTTCGGGCAGAGACTCCAGTCCACACCTCCGCTCCTCCACAGCTGTCTGAAATGTCTGTGACCCTGATGAGAGATCCCTCCATGTCAGCTCTCGGGGTCACCACCCTCACCCCCTCCTCAACCTGCCCATCGCTGGTGGAAGGACGCTACAATGCCATGGAAGTCAG AACCCTGCAGGTCTCCTCCAGGGTGGAGAGTCCTGACCTGGAGCCTGTGGTGGAAGGGGAGCAGAAGAAGTCCCCAGCCCGCCGgcctgaggaagagaaggagccCCAGCGTCTGCTGGTGCCCGACATTCAGGAGATCCGGGTCAG ccccatCGTCTCCAAGAAGGGCTACCTGCACTTCCTGGAGCCCCACACCAACGGGTGGGTGAAGCGCTTCGTGGTGGTCAGGCGCCCGTACGTCTACATCTACAACTCGGACAAGGACTCGGTGGAGAGGGCCATACTCAACCTCTCCAAGGCCCAAGTGGAGTACAGCGAGGACCAGCAGGCCATGCTGAAG CAGACCCCCAACACCTTCGCGGTGTGCACGGAGCACCGGGGCATCCTGCTGCAGGCGAGCAGTGACAAGGACATGCACGACTGGCTCTACGCCTTCAACCCCCTCCTGGCTGGGTCCATAAG ATCCAAGCTGTCCAGAAGGAGAACAGCCCAGATGAGAATCTAA